CACCTACCCTGGCCCTCAGAGAAATGATTTCCCAGAACAATGTCATACCAGGGCCAGACGCTTCCTTCTGAGTTGGGAAAGGTGGCCTATCTTGACTGTAGGGAGAGCTATCGGCAGGAAGTGGGCCAGGGGACAGGGAAGGCTGCCATTGGTCAGCCAATGTCTAGGAGagatttcccccttcctctccccatcaaCCTGTTTCAGATTTACTTTCCTGCCTTTCCCACATCCAGACAACTCTGCCCTGGCGTCAGCTTATAccttatttgaattttataatgGTAACTTTGAGTTTTCTTAagttatattttctgtttgttttgttttgatcaggAGTCTCACTCCTGCGCACACATGTGCAATGTCAAGTGTCTTTCTCTATaattctccatcttatttttaagTCATGGGCCACAGGGCTCATAGATTTGACCAGACTGGATGGCCCACAAGCCTCAGGGTTTCCAGGCTCTGACAACCCCAGCTCaggagtgctggagttacagatatgagctgccacacctggcttttatgtgggcgTTAGGGATATGAACATGGGTCCTAATGCTTGTGTGATAGATACTTTACCACGGAACCATCTCCCTAGGCCCAGATAGACTTTAAAAGACAAGAAATCCACGTGGTCATGCTTACTGGGCGAGAGAGAATCCTTCGCCATCACCTCTCTTCAACTACAGCAAAGGCTCATGAAATTTTGGTGACAGCTAAATGGAGTGATTAATGAACTTGACATGATATTTGGGTTTCCAGATGGTTAATTAAACATCTCCCATGGTGTTTTGTTATTTCCCTTCTCTGTAGTTTGAGGCTCAAACTCTTCCTTTCCCTGCACACTATCAGACCCTCACCCGTGTGTGCTCTGGGCACTCAATCTGAAGTTGAGCGTGCAGGAGGCACACAGCTAGCACACACAGGGTCCTTCGACAGCGAGCTTCCGGCTTGGTGCTTGTGGTTCTCTCTCTGAATGATCCACAGGTTCGAGGGGTGCCTGCTAATAAGGAACCTCAAAGCCAGAGTGCTAATAAGAGTGGctgatgtgtgtggggggacacaATGAGTTGTGGGAGTGACCCTggagaagatgtggcccagaggCCAGCTGGGGTGGTGTGCAGGTGCTCCCCACAAGCAGTGGGGGAGCAAGCTCTTTGGGCTCCTCCTAAGTTCTCTAAAATACTCGGGCTCTGCCACCAGGAAACTTGCATTGAAGGtgggcagccagtgctcctggTCCAGCTGGCAGACATCCCACAACCTTAGGTAACTCCAGCCGCCCCTGGGGCATCCACCTCCGTTTTGACTAAAGGTTTTAAAAATCCTGGGTCTTAAAGACGGCTCTGTATGAAGTAAACAGTGCCTGTACTGGGTACTCAGTGTGTGGGTGGAGGGTGATAAAACACCGGGGAGCTCTTTTAGGGGGTCTGTGTGCCCTACCCCCAGCTTCCGAGAGAGCCTTGTGTTGAAGCCCTGTACCCGGGAGTAGGGCACCCACGCACTGCTGGGGctcctctctgctccactctgggCACCGAGGACCAGGAGAGCTTGGTACATGGCACTCCTGGGTGTAACTTACCACAGAGACCTCCTTGTTGTTGATCCGAGGTTGGCCTTCACCTGCAAACATCTTGCTTTCCCCTCCTCTGGGGTCACATAGCCCGTGTCTCGGGTGGGGTTCACTTCTGAAGGTCATCTAAGAGTGTCTTTCTGAAGACCTTACCTGAACTTTGCTCAGCAAATGAGGGAAGTCGTTAAAAGTTTGGGGGAACTCTTTAACCCCACCCTTCCTTTATTAGAGCCACTTGTCGAAGCAAGGGTCCCttctgaccccccacccccacccccaggtgacCTCATATAGATGTTGAACAAACCATCTAAGGGCCCCCAGCAGGTACTGTAGCCTCTGTCTTTATGTGTTCTGTGTTGTCGCGGGAAGATGAGGGTGGGCAGGAAAGGAGAGCTACCCAGccaaaaaaagggaaaattcaCTCTCCAAAGAACTGTAAAATTTATTGTGTATTGTGGCTTTTCAGAATGCCAACATTGGCACCAAAGATTATAGATACACAGAGAACAGCTTCTTCAGGCCTGGGTACAGTCTCCCACAGTGGGGTGCTTCAGGCATGGAGAAATCCCAAGTGCTGACCAGGAACAGAAGGTGGGGTGACAGCTGCAAAGAAGGGCACCCCAAAGCCAAGCAGCAGTGCAGCCGGACAGTGTTCTGAGGGAGGGGTGGCAGGTGACACAGGAGGTGTGGCATTTCGGGCTCTCAAGTCCAGAGCACAGATGAGAACACATCTCGCATCATTACAATATTCTGTGGTTCTGGAAGTTGAGGGACATGGAAGTCAGCCACACAGGTCACAACACTGACCAAGAACAGAGAAGGTCTGGAATCTGCCTGCCGCCCATTCCTGTTACATGTGGGGTAGGACAGGGTCAGGTCTTAACTTTTTGCTAAAACAACAGACTTGTTAGGCGCAGCAGGCAAAGTCATGCAGGCCCCAGCTCTACAAAGCTGGCTCACAGCCTGGAGCTCTGCAGGGGCTGTGACCTCTCTGGAGCAAGCAGTGGAGATGGTAAAGTGGGGCAGAGGGAGTCAAGAACTGTCCCTTTCTCAGAACCTAATGGAGCAATAGActccccatctccccccccccccagcctaccCAGTCAGTTCCTTCCCAACCAGCCACTTCCCGGGGCTGGCTTAACTTGCCACGGGAAGAGATAAGTGTGGATCCAGCATGAAGAGCTTGGCCAGAGCTCAGGGTCCCACTGCCAGCAGCCTGCGGGGGGTTGACAGCCTGACACTCAGGACAGGAGACACCCCACCTTAGGCAAGTCCTTCCCTTCAAGCTTCTACAACCCACATCCAAGGAACCCCACTTTCTAGTCCAGAGTTGTTACCCAAAGGAGTGGGTGTGCCCTTAAGTCAAATGAGCCCAGCAAGCCCCCACAACAACCCATTCAACAAAGCAAGGACAGCTAGTTTGGTCCCAGAGGACAGTGGGCACATTCACTGGGCTTGGCTTTCAGCGGAAGCCGCATACACAAATAAGTTTACTTGTCTAAAATCTCCACCTGGATGGGGGCCACATGCGGTATTCCATAAGAAGGCTGCAGGGACAGCTGGGGGGCCTCTGCAAGCAGGGTACATGCACgctgagggaaggaaagggaaggggtgtGCACAGTTGAACTTCAGCAGTAGCCCTTGCTGGACTGGCCCCAAGAGTGAGACACTGTAGGGAGTGTCCTGACCCTGAGCCCGGAGGGAGAGCTCTTCCTCGGTAAGGCATCGGATATTATTCGCACAAGGAAACACGGGACATCTCGGTGACAACATACTGTTATCTCTACGTGGTATTTCCAAGGGTCCTCATGGAGAGGTCAGGTCAACCACTCCTAGGGAAGGAGGTCTCCTGGGAATGTCCTGCCAGGATGGATCTGCAGGCCTTCAGGGTCCCTCGGAGTAGCAGGGTaacctatattttaaaaactgtatgtgTATAAACAGGCCTGAACTCCAAAAGATTTTCAAGTAATAAAAATGCAGTGTACACGTTACCGCCTCGTCTCTCGTTTACGTGTTAACATTTTCCGCAGAAAATGGGACCGCCCTGTGGATAGGGAGGGGTGGCGGGGTCACTCCAGGGATTCCAGCAGACTCACCCGAGGGATGCCTCTGTTCCTGCTGAACCCTAAGAGATCTCACTACacactccctccctttctcttgtaGTCACAGAAGACACAACAGCAAGCCCTCTAGGGGTCCCAGCATCTACATACTAATTACATGCTGGGAAATGAGACCCCAACCCCGCTAACATGTGATAATGACGAGCAGATGACCACATCTAATACAACTCCTTCCGGGTCGGAGGGGAGAttccagggagagagggaaaattacactggaggcagagggatgggcTGGAGTTGCTAGCAGTCTTTCCTAACCCTTTTGGGCTTCCTGGGGGAACACTTGGGCTTGTCTCTTTCAATCTTAGGTTGACTGTTAATTGGCTTCTTGAAGTGAAAATCAATACTGAGGCAAACACATGGTCAGAGGTCAAGCAGCCATCACCCTGGGCCGTTCCTACATGCCAGCGTGGAACTGCGTAGATCCCAGCCTTGGGACACTGGAGTCTAACCCGCCTCTGCAGGAAGCCAGCTGCTGTATCCACCTGGCACCAAATTCAGGGAGTTGCTTTGGCTTTGGGGATACACCTTGCCCCCAAACACTGAATCTTCATAGTTACTGtgttttaaagaggaagaaaaaaaaaaaaaaaaaaactaagattcCTTCGGTAACAGTTTATTTTCATATTGGGAAAGGCATCTGGAATTGGGTGCctctgtgtgggggggggggggaggggaggcggtCCTGACTCAGCTGTAACCCAGAGGGACAACACGACACGGGTCCCCTTCGGCAGGGAATGTGTAACTGTTCACAGCCTGTCTGGACAGAAGCATCCATTGGCTTGCAGGCAGCAAGTCATGCGGCCCTGGGGAGCCTGGCTTTCCTGCACAGTGGGGGCCCTCTGAGACCCAGGGGGCAGAGGGACACACCCCTGCTGCTCTGTTCAGACTGAAACTCAACATTTCTCCAAGTCTCAACACACTCTCTAGAAGTTTCCATCAAACAAGCACtgatatattatattaaaaaatagtgCAAAATCTCAACATTTATATAAATAGCTCTAAACCCCTgctttgtaggtttttttttttctttacaaggtAATACACACTTTCGGAGTTGGCACTCAAAAAattgccatttttttctcttctagttcagaaaacaacttttttttttttgaataggcCTCTTCTAATACAAAAATACTCCTGCTCTCCCACATACAGAGttctcttattttatatatatatatttatatatataatattgcaGATCTTAAACAAAGGTTTTGTGCAAATATGTCTTTAAAGTTAAGTAAAACCgtcataaacaaaagaaattaagcaTTCACGCACAGAGCTCAACTAAGAACGATAAAGGAAAGACTAGTAgagcatttttctcttttgccttcAAGACACGGCTCAACAAAGAAACAtggtatcttttttctttttgcaagctTTCTGAGCTTCTGCATTCAGACCACACAgaacatgtaaatatttatacacagaCAGGAGAACTACCACACCGCCACTCGGCCTGTGTATCCCCtgacttcctctctcttctctcttaagAAGTGCggagtgttatttttttttctttttctttttttttttttgcggttTTGCCTACAGGTGCCCCGGCCCCCACTCCTAGAGGGGGTgacctttctgtttctccttctccttgttcTCCAGTGGGGCAATGTGCGAGTGATGGAGCCGGGTCCCCTCTAGCAGGGAGGACGGCCCGTTACTTTGCTGGTGCTGGAAGGTGGAGCCAGGGTAGTGGCCGATGACCTCGCTGTAGGTGGGGGGCGGCCCCTCCATGCGCCCACTGCTGCTGTAGCAGGTGGCGCTGATGCCCGAGTTACTGCTGGGGGGACAGGGACCCCCCAGCATGGTGCTGTCTATAAGGTCACTGTCGAAGATGGTCCGGTTAGGGGGTGCGCGCACAGATTCCCGGTTCAGCTCCAGCTGTTGCTCAGGGTCCCGGAGCTGGAGGGTGCAGGGGCCCTGGTAGGGTGGGGGCTCCTCCCCATCAGACAGTGAGATGGTGGGTGGCAGGGCAATCTCGTGCTGCAGGTAGGGGTAGGTGGGCTGGAAGCGGCTCCGCTGGACGAAGGGGGGCACAGCGAGGCGGTCAGTGGGCCGAGGCGGGGCATAGACCTGTGGCTGGAGGGAGGGGGGTAGAGCAGTGTTAGGGAGGGAGGCAGACTGAGGTTGGATTCCCCCAGAGTCAGAGGCTGTGTGGGCTCAGGAAAGGTGGCCCTAGGTGAATCCCCGGAAGCCCCTAGAAACAGGGCTGGCTGCAGATGTCACTACAGGGGACCTCCTGGAGTCCAGTGagtggggggcgggagggggagagggaggcgcAACTTGGTCTTACCTCCGGCATTCCGCCTGACACCGTACTCTCTGAGGGCCAGAGGCATCCTTCCTGTAGGATGGAAAAAGGACACAGGGTCAGCAGTGGACAGAGCTGGTGACACAAGATGCCGCCTATCCTAGATTTGAACTTGTCATCCTGGAGTGAAGTCTTGGGCGCATGCATTTCCCATCCTCCAACCTTACCACATCGGCATGGTCTGAGGCAAGGCCGCACTGGCACTGTTGGCCTCCCCCTCAGCTCCTGTTGCTGTCTGTAGGCTTTCCCAAGCACTATCTGACCTGTGGGGCGCCCCTCCCCACAGCCTGCAGACGGCTTCCCCGGGCAttagagctgaccctgggcattAGAGCTGACCGTTACTTGGCTATAAGGAAGCCCAACCTGGCCTGCCCGCCTGCCCACCTCCCTCCCGTCTCTACCAGGACTGCTTGCTCCCTGCATGATCGTGCCCAAATCGCTGAACGCTGACCTCACAGGTTCAGCATCTGACCATGTAGACACATGTGCTTGGCTGGAGAAGTTAGTGAATTTAATGTTGAATGTCACAATCCGGATGACCCTCGGGGGACATTGGAAAGTGACAGGTGCCACATACCTCCCCGCACAGAAGCCAGGTCTGACACGCCTCAGCATGCTAAGCCCATGTGCCTCAGACCTTTGGAATGGCCACTCCTCGCTGGGACGTTCAGTGCCTGGGTCCCTACAGACTCTGTAATTTAGAGTCTCTCACATCTTCATTATCAATAAACAGATATGGAATCATTTGTGTGATGGCTGCCACTCATGAGGCTACCGTCCTCAGCAGTGGGAGTCCCAGGAAGGGCACAAACTCTTCCAGGAGAGTGGGGTGCAGCTCTGAGCTCTCCTGAATGGTTCTAGTGTAACTGCCAGCCTGTGGAAAAGCCACcttaattttggttttattcGGTTGTACCTACAGAAATAATACTCTCACACACTCAGAGCCTACGATGTGGTCAAGTAAACATCCCATCACCACAATCCAGATGAAAATACATCTTCCTACCACTCTAAACCACACTGGGCTGCcacctctgtgagttcagagaagttctcccccccccccaacccccaccctgagCTGTAGATGACTGCAGTTCACCCAGTGGCCACTAGGCGGTGCTGGGGCTTGCACTTGCGGGTGGAGATTCTCTGATACAGTGAATGGCCCTGGCTGCCCTTAAACATACAAGCCAGACACACAGGTGTCTCCTGGTGTCTGCATCCCATCGGCTggagcctccctccctcagatctccccccacacacagccACTCAGTCTACCTTACTTGGGCACCTCTGCCTGCTGTATAGTGAAGCCTTGAGCTGCCCTCCACCCGTGCCTTGCAGCCGCGGCAGTCAAGTATACACTAAGCAAGGCGTGGCTTCTGCAGGAGGAGCTGGCGGGGTCCACAAGGCCAAGAGGCCTCATATGCTGCACCCCGAgggtcctgcctctgcctcttcccacaGGGCCTACTCCTTCCTACCCACATCCTCTCCCAAATCTGCTCAGATTCTTTCAATGCTAGGCCTACCCACTGCTAGCCCAGCAAACCTCACAGCTCTCATGctcccttcagtgatgaactgtcacctgaaagtgtaagctgaaatgaCCCCTTCCTCACTCAAGCTGCCTTTGGTGACAaggttttatcacagccacagacgAGCGACCAAGAACACcagccctttcccttcctccacacGGCCTCGTCTCTGCTCATGACACCCTGTCTACATGCCTCACTCTGCCTGCAAAGCTGCAGTTGTGTCAGGAGGGACTACAATATCCCCTGGGCCTACAGCCTGGTGTGGGTCACAGCCAGGAGGGACTACAATATCCCCCGGGCCTACAGTCTGGTGTGGGTCACCGCCAGGAGGGACTACAATATCCCCCGGGCCTACAGTCTGGTGTGGGTCACAGCATATGCTGAAGTCACAGCAATCGAATATCACATAACCGTCTCTTGGTGTTCCCTAACCCTGGGGCTTCAGGAAGCTGCTGAGGGGAGGTGAAAGGCGGGGACCAATGCTGCCAGCCCTACGATGGCTTTGGGGCTCCTTCTTGCTCCTTCCACACTGTCTGGGGTGCTGACTCCTGTTATGTGAACTCTTAGTTAGGGTGCCTGAGTTCCACTCGACTTCTCCACAGCCTCTCCCTCTGGACCTCCCCCAAAGCAGGAGTCTACCAGCCATTTCTACAAAGGGTCAGAATAAAAGGTTCTGTATACATGAACTATCAGAGAATAACTAAAAACATTATACTGGGTGGGAGGAGTTTTTATCAAATACTAGTAGCTCATAAACACTAACAGGCGTGGTtgtgtgccaataaaactttatttacaagcCTAGGCACATAGCCCTCGGGCCAGGCCACTCTGGTGAGACCTTATGATGGCCTTCTGGCTGCAACTCCAGACTGAGAGCTACTACCTGCTTGGAAAATCCCTTTGAAAGTCCCTTCCAGACATGGCTCTGACTGTCCCCTCAATTTCACAGTGACAATCGTTCCCTTCCTGTGGACGAGTGGTCACCATCAAATTCTGCAAAGCAAACCTCTGGCAGGTGGAGAGCTGAGACCCTCCCTGCCCCGGGGTGAGAAAGGTCTGGACCCCTCTGAAGCTGCGTAGGGATGCATGCCCGGGCTTCTGCTCTGGCTGACCCTGCATCTGGTTTTACtgtaggtttggggttttttttttttttttttttttttttttttaaggtcctttttttttttttttttttttttttttttgcatttggcGACTCCTGGCAGGCAGTGCTTCCACGGGGAGCAGGAGACCTAGGCCAAGGATTGATCAGAATATAAAGCATGGATTCATCTCAGACCCTAGCTGACCTCCTGGTCTGAGGTGACCCCGTTGATAAACCACACTCAGATACAGGCTACATGTAAGTATGAACCGACGGTCTCAATGAACACTTGGAGTTGATGAATGCCGAGGAGTGGGCTTTTGGGCCCTTCCCTGCCTCTGACCCTCATGCCGATCACCCTTCTTACTGTTAATCACGTGGAAAAAGCATATCAGAGAGATCGAGAGACGGGGGCGGGGGAGAGACCACTACTTGGCCAGTGTGACACAGTAGGGCATGGTGAAGCTGAGACCTGGCTTCAACCAGACAGGCCCACCTGCTCCTCCTGTACCAGGTCTGAAGAGAAGTGATCTTCCAGTAAGGGAGGTGTGTTGAGATGGATCTGTGGCCTACTCACATAAGCAGGAggggacccccccaccccagttgcCAGAGACAGCCAAGGTGCCG
The DNA window shown above is from Mus pahari chromosome 3, PAHARI_EIJ_v1.1, whole genome shotgun sequence and carries:
- the Pmepa1 gene encoding protein TMEPAI isoform X1, with the protein product MGVNGTAAAAAGQPNVSCACNCQRSLFPSMEITELEFVQIVVIVVVMMVMVVMITCLLSHYKLSARSFISRHSQARRRDDGLSSEGCLWPSESTVSGGMPEPQVYAPPRPTDRLAVPPFVQRSRFQPTYPYLQHEIALPPTISLSDGEEPPPYQGPCTLQLRDPEQQLELNRESVRAPPNRTIFDSDLIDSTMLGGPCPPSSNSGISATCYSSSGRMEGPPPTYSEVIGHYPGSTFQHQQSNGPSSLLEGTRLHHSHIAPLENKEKEKQKGHPL
- the Pmepa1 gene encoding protein TMEPAI isoform X2, which translates into the protein MMVMVVMITCLLSHYKLSARSFISRHSQARRRDDGLSSEGCLWPSESTVSGGMPEPQVYAPPRPTDRLAVPPFVQRSRFQPTYPYLQHEIALPPTISLSDGEEPPPYQGPCTLQLRDPEQQLELNRESVRAPPNRTIFDSDLIDSTMLGGPCPPSSNSGISATCYSSSGRMEGPPPTYSEVIGHYPGSTFQHQQSNGPSSLLEGTRLHHSHIAPLENKEKEKQKGHPL